Proteins from a genomic interval of Rhizobium rhododendri:
- a CDS encoding taurine ABC transporter ATP-binding protein, translating into MLKVERASVYFKARDGRTVHALDRVSLDIPDQGFVVALGASGCGKSTLLHAIAGFLPLSEGKITLDGRPIEKPGADRGVVFQKDTLLPWKSVLDNVGLGLKFAGAGKFERREKSQELLQLVGLGEFGNALPHELSGGMRQRVGIARALATEPDILLMDEPFGALDSLTREQMQELLVSIWHRTRKRIFFITHSIEEALFLGTELIVMSPRPGRVVARFSLDFVKDLAKSGDARAIKTSSKFADLREEIRTIIHSTDDVRSAAE; encoded by the coding sequence ATGCTGAAAGTCGAACGCGCCTCCGTCTATTTCAAAGCGCGGGATGGCCGCACTGTGCATGCTCTGGACCGGGTGTCTCTCGACATCCCCGACCAGGGTTTCGTCGTTGCACTGGGTGCTTCCGGCTGTGGCAAGTCGACCTTGCTGCATGCCATCGCCGGATTTCTGCCGCTGTCGGAAGGCAAGATAACGCTGGACGGCCGGCCGATCGAAAAGCCCGGTGCCGACCGTGGCGTCGTGTTTCAGAAAGATACGCTCCTGCCCTGGAAGTCGGTCCTCGACAATGTTGGCCTGGGGCTGAAATTTGCGGGCGCCGGAAAATTCGAGCGCCGCGAGAAATCGCAGGAGCTGCTGCAGCTGGTTGGTCTCGGCGAGTTCGGCAACGCCCTGCCTCATGAGCTCTCCGGTGGAATGCGCCAGCGCGTCGGCATCGCCCGGGCACTGGCGACGGAGCCGGATATCCTGCTCATGGACGAGCCGTTCGGCGCGCTCGACAGTCTGACGCGCGAGCAAATGCAGGAGCTTCTGGTGTCGATCTGGCACCGGACGCGAAAGCGCATCTTCTTCATCACCCATTCGATCGAGGAGGCGCTGTTCCTTGGCACAGAACTGATCGTCATGTCGCCGCGCCCAGGCCGGGTCGTCGCTAGATTCAGCCTCGATTTCGTCAAGGATCTTGCCAAAAGTGGCGATGCGCGGGCGATCAAGACATCGTCCAAATTTGCCGATCTGCGCGAAGAGATCCGCACCATCATCCACAGCACCGACGACGTCAGGAGCGCTGCCGAATGA
- the tauA gene encoding taurine ABC transporter substrate-binding protein, with translation MTLVAAFGASAADKKVVVGYQTDALPSSVGIANGAFAKATGYDIDFRKFNSGADIFAAIASGDVQVGYVGSSPFAAATSRGLAVKAFYLSSISGIDEALVVRNGSGINTLADLKGKKLAAAPVSTDHYQLLALIKSLGLTEKDVQVFAIPQPQIVAGFARGDIDGGFVWDPALTELKKNGKVLITSKEVADKGAPTFSAWVAATDFADKNPGFLKNFAGVINASYASFANDKPAWGPDSDNAKLLAKQLGGTAEQQSAALKNLTLLTPEVQASDAWLGGGEKSGAAKILKDTATFLKDQGKVSDVLPSYAAFVTPDAVVAPSN, from the coding sequence ATGACACTGGTTGCTGCCTTCGGAGCCAGTGCGGCCGACAAAAAAGTCGTCGTTGGCTATCAGACGGATGCCTTGCCGTCGTCGGTCGGCATCGCTAACGGCGCCTTTGCCAAGGCGACCGGCTATGACATCGATTTCCGTAAATTCAATTCTGGCGCCGATATCTTTGCCGCCATCGCCTCCGGTGACGTGCAGGTCGGCTATGTCGGTTCCAGCCCCTTTGCAGCGGCGACTTCGCGCGGCCTGGCCGTCAAGGCCTTCTACCTCTCGTCGATTTCGGGCATCGACGAAGCGCTTGTCGTGCGCAATGGCTCTGGGATCAATACGCTAGCGGATCTGAAAGGCAAGAAGCTGGCGGCCGCTCCGGTCTCGACTGACCACTACCAGCTTCTCGCTCTCATCAAGAGCCTCGGCCTGACCGAAAAGGACGTTCAGGTCTTCGCCATTCCCCAGCCGCAGATCGTTGCGGGTTTCGCGCGCGGTGATATCGATGGCGGCTTCGTTTGGGATCCAGCGCTGACTGAACTGAAAAAGAACGGCAAGGTGCTTATCACCTCCAAGGAGGTTGCCGACAAAGGAGCGCCGACCTTCTCCGCCTGGGTCGCCGCTACCGACTTCGCCGACAAGAACCCCGGTTTCCTGAAAAACTTTGCCGGCGTTATCAACGCCTCCTATGCTTCCTTCGCCAACGACAAGCCCGCTTGGGGGCCGGACAGCGACAACGCCAAGCTGCTGGCCAAGCAGCTCGGCGGCACGGCGGAACAGCAATCTGCCGCACTGAAGAACCTGACATTACTGACACCTGAAGTTCAGGCTTCCGATGCCTGGCTCGGCGGTGGTGAGAAGTCCGGTGCGGCCAAAATCCTCAAGGATACAGCAACGTTCCTTAAGGACCAGGGCAAGGTCTCGGACGTCCTGCCAAGCTACGCCGCCTTCGTCACGCCGGACGCCGTCGTCGCGCCGAGTAACTGA
- a CDS encoding ABC transporter permease subunit, with amino-acid sequence MTELTEAASILHPEAEATHRLVKMRTFGIGERSTAPISIITGILLLAAWWGVAKSGLVAHLFLPTPEEVVKQAVAVYNDGYAGASLWEHVSASLFRILSAAFVACLFGVPVGLAMGLNRWAKGVLDTPIEFYWPLPPLAYLPLMIIWLGIGETSKITLLVLAMFAPICLSAQAGVRSLPIERVNAALSLGASRWNLFFDIVLPSALPEILTGIRIALGVGWGTLVAAELIAATRGIGFMIMSASQFLATDVVFVGIGIIAACAFAFTLVMRALEAWLVPWKGKS; translated from the coding sequence ATGACCGAACTGACAGAAGCAGCGAGCATTCTCCATCCCGAGGCGGAGGCGACCCATCGCCTCGTCAAGATGCGCACCTTCGGCATAGGCGAGCGATCGACTGCACCGATCAGCATCATCACCGGTATTTTGCTCTTGGCCGCCTGGTGGGGCGTGGCGAAATCTGGGCTCGTCGCCCATCTCTTTCTGCCGACGCCGGAAGAAGTCGTGAAGCAGGCAGTCGCCGTCTACAATGACGGCTATGCTGGCGCATCACTCTGGGAGCATGTCTCGGCCAGCCTGTTTCGAATTCTCTCTGCCGCGTTCGTTGCCTGTCTTTTCGGCGTGCCCGTCGGGCTGGCCATGGGATTGAACCGCTGGGCCAAGGGCGTACTCGACACGCCCATCGAATTCTACTGGCCGCTGCCGCCACTCGCCTACCTGCCGCTGATGATCATCTGGCTCGGCATTGGCGAGACGTCTAAGATCACCCTGCTGGTTCTGGCGATGTTCGCGCCAATCTGCCTGTCTGCCCAGGCCGGTGTGCGGTCCCTACCGATCGAGCGGGTCAACGCTGCGCTGTCGCTGGGCGCCAGCCGCTGGAACCTGTTTTTCGACATCGTTTTGCCCTCGGCATTGCCGGAAATCCTGACGGGCATCCGCATCGCGCTCGGCGTCGGCTGGGGAACGCTTGTGGCGGCCGAATTGATCGCGGCAACCCGCGGAATTGGGTTCATGATCATGTCGGCCTCGCAATTTCTGGCAACGGATGTGGTATTCGTCGGCATCGGCATCATCGCCGCTTGCGCGTTTGCCTTTACGCTGGTGATGCGTGCCTTGGAGGCATGGCTCGTGCCCTGGAAAGGCAAGAGCTGA
- a CDS encoding polysaccharide biosynthesis protein, whose protein sequence is MVSADRLVLPFLALPRVTKRAFALLVDSSLCVLTVWFAYCLRLDGWVILEGVEWVPAFVSLLLAIPIFIVLGLYRAIFRYAGLSAFMTVVKAVAIYGLAFMTIFTAISIPGVPRTVGILQPLLLLIAVGLSRMWTRYWLGNAYQRLLNRNSLAKVLIYGAGASGRQLAAALSNSSELNVVGFLDDDRHLHGSIMAGLPIYDPADLPALVATGETRDVLLALPNATRQRRNEILEAIRKARVTVRTMPDLTALAQGRVAVSDLRELDIEDLLGRDVIAPDQALLDRNIRGKVVMVTGAGGSIGSELCRQIVKNRPSSLLLVEQNEFGLYLILGELEKAALAIQDAEIRIIPFLASVRDGPRLEQIMTAWKPSTVYHAAAYKHVPLVEYNPAEGIKNNVTGTVAAATAAQKAGVENFVLISTDKAVRPTNIMGASKRLAEMVLQALDADRVTSGTTTSFSMVRFGNVLGSSGSVVPLFRQQIRDGGPVTLTHPEITRYFMTIPEASQLVIQAGAMASGGDVFLLDMGEPVRIVDLARRMVELSGFSVLDDDNPEGDIELRITGLRPGEKLFEELLIGDNPQPTPHPRIMRAREDFLRWPELSERLAALEKALDENDIPLAQSILKMLVSGYAPNGDVVDLVFREREGEAAA, encoded by the coding sequence ATGGTATCTGCCGATCGGCTCGTTCTGCCCTTTTTGGCTTTGCCGCGCGTAACAAAGCGCGCCTTTGCACTCCTGGTCGACTCCAGCCTTTGTGTCCTTACGGTGTGGTTTGCCTATTGCCTGCGGCTTGACGGGTGGGTAATCCTTGAGGGCGTCGAATGGGTCCCTGCCTTCGTTTCGCTCCTGCTCGCGATCCCGATCTTCATCGTGCTGGGGCTCTACCGCGCGATTTTCCGTTATGCCGGCCTCTCGGCGTTCATGACGGTGGTGAAGGCGGTGGCGATATACGGCCTGGCCTTCATGACGATCTTCACCGCGATCAGCATTCCAGGCGTGCCGCGTACCGTCGGCATATTGCAGCCGTTGCTGCTTCTGATCGCCGTCGGGCTGTCGCGCATGTGGACACGCTATTGGCTCGGCAACGCTTACCAGCGGCTTCTGAACCGCAATTCGCTGGCAAAAGTGTTGATCTATGGCGCTGGTGCTTCCGGAAGGCAGCTCGCCGCAGCTCTGTCCAATAGCTCGGAGCTAAATGTCGTAGGCTTTCTTGACGATGACAGGCACCTGCATGGCAGTATCATGGCCGGGCTGCCGATCTACGATCCCGCCGACCTGCCGGCACTCGTTGCTACCGGCGAAACACGCGATGTATTGCTGGCGCTGCCGAATGCCACAAGGCAACGCCGCAACGAAATCCTGGAGGCGATTCGCAAGGCCCGCGTCACCGTCCGCACCATGCCCGACCTGACCGCCTTGGCGCAGGGACGTGTGGCCGTCTCAGACTTGCGTGAACTCGATATCGAGGATCTTCTTGGCCGCGATGTCATTGCGCCCGACCAGGCTTTGCTCGACCGCAACATCCGCGGAAAGGTCGTCATGGTGACCGGTGCTGGAGGCTCGATCGGCAGCGAGCTGTGCCGCCAGATCGTCAAGAACCGCCCCTCCAGCCTGCTGCTGGTAGAGCAGAACGAATTCGGCCTCTATCTCATTTTGGGCGAGCTGGAAAAGGCGGCGCTGGCGATCCAGGATGCCGAGATCCGCATCATCCCTTTTCTTGCCTCCGTTCGCGACGGGCCGCGTCTGGAGCAGATCATGACGGCGTGGAAGCCCAGCACCGTCTATCACGCTGCCGCCTACAAGCACGTGCCGCTCGTCGAATATAACCCTGCCGAGGGTATCAAGAACAACGTCACCGGGACCGTCGCCGCAGCCACGGCGGCGCAAAAGGCTGGCGTCGAGAATTTCGTCCTCATCAGCACGGACAAGGCGGTTCGTCCGACCAATATCATGGGCGCGAGCAAGCGACTGGCGGAGATGGTACTGCAGGCCCTCGACGCTGATCGCGTCACCAGCGGCACGACCACGAGTTTTTCGATGGTCCGCTTCGGCAACGTGCTGGGCTCATCGGGTTCCGTCGTGCCGCTGTTTCGCCAGCAGATCCGTGACGGTGGCCCGGTTACGCTCACCCATCCGGAGATCACCCGCTATTTCATGACAATCCCGGAAGCCTCGCAGCTGGTCATCCAGGCCGGCGCCATGGCCTCGGGCGGGGATGTCTTTCTGCTCGACATGGGAGAACCGGTCCGCATCGTCGATCTCGCCCGCCGTATGGTCGAGCTCTCCGGCTTCAGTGTTCTGGACGACGATAATCCCGAGGGCGATATCGAGTTGCGGATTACCGGCCTGCGTCCCGGCGAAAAACTCTTCGAGGAACTGCTGATCGGCGACAACCCGCAGCCGACGCCGCATCCGCGCATCATGCGGGCTCGCGAGGATTTTCTCAGGTGGCCGGAATTGTCCGAACGCCTGGCGGCGCTGGAGAAGGCTTTGGATGAAAATGACATTCCGCTCGCCCAGAGCATCCTGAAGATGCTGGTCTCCGGCTATGCCCCGAATGGAGATGTGGTGGACCTGGTGTTTCGCGAACGCGAGGGAGAGGCCGCCGCATAG
- a CDS encoding glycosyltransferase family 25 protein — translation MLERVERKDACRGINRAVPASPLLIYVINLDRCIERWDRLRTQAVQHGLNLVRVAAVDGQSVLAEERVGFHPRSFSYHNGRTILAGEYGCYRSHLLALETFVASGDAMAIIIEDDVDLNAALIPRAMAAVAAVPGTEGSVIKLANHRKVGFRPVAMTTLGDVVGRCLHGPQGSAACYIVTREAALKLVKRLNTVLLPYDVALERGWSTGVQTFSTEDNLVTFSPHRRDTTIGKRSHYRAAKRHFMLRMTTHWFRAHDQLRRWFYATWGCQRISR, via the coding sequence ATGCTTGAACGGGTCGAGCGAAAGGATGCCTGTCGCGGAATTAACAGGGCAGTCCCCGCGTCTCCGCTCCTCATTTACGTTATCAATCTGGATCGCTGCATCGAGCGCTGGGATCGCCTCCGCACCCAGGCTGTCCAGCATGGCCTGAACCTCGTTCGGGTCGCAGCCGTAGACGGCCAATCTGTGCTCGCGGAGGAGCGGGTCGGCTTTCATCCCCGCTCCTTCAGTTATCACAACGGCCGCACGATCCTCGCCGGCGAATACGGCTGTTATCGAAGCCACCTGCTGGCTCTTGAAACCTTCGTTGCCAGTGGCGACGCGATGGCCATCATCATAGAGGATGATGTCGACCTCAACGCGGCACTTATCCCGCGGGCCATGGCGGCCGTGGCGGCCGTGCCTGGCACCGAGGGCAGCGTCATCAAGCTCGCAAATCACCGAAAGGTCGGTTTCAGACCAGTCGCTATGACCACCCTCGGCGATGTCGTCGGCCGCTGCCTGCATGGTCCCCAGGGCTCGGCTGCTTGCTACATCGTCACGCGCGAAGCGGCGTTGAAGTTGGTAAAAAGGTTGAATACGGTTCTGTTGCCCTACGATGTCGCTCTCGAACGCGGCTGGTCGACTGGTGTCCAGACGTTTTCGACAGAAGACAATCTCGTAACATTCAGTCCGCATCGAAGAGATACGACGATCGGCAAGAGGTCGCATTACAGGGCTGCCAAGCGACACTTCATGCTGCGCATGACAACCCACTGGTTCCGCGCTCACGACCAGCTGCGACGGTGGTTCTATGCGACATGGGGATGCCAGCGGATCAGCCGCTAG